GGCATGATATGGGTGTGGATATCTATTTTCATGGGGTGTCCTTTGCAGGACGGGTTGGGGCTTGCATTACGGTGCCGCAGTTTTGACAGGTGGTATGGGCTGAATTGCTAAAGAAACGCTCAAAAACAGGTGGCAGTTGGGTCACGATATTGGTGACATGCAAAAATTCTTCGTAGAGTTTTTCGCCACAGTTTTCACAATACCATTGAAAACCATCGTTTTCACCCGCCAGTCGTTTGCGTTCAATCACCAGACCCACTGTGTGGGCTGGGCGTTGGGGGGAATGGGGTACTGCGCCTGGCAAAAGCAGAATTTCGCCTTGGCGGATCGGCAGATCTTTGGGTTGGCCCTCGTCGATCACCTTGAGGGTGATATCCCCTTCAATTTGGTAGAAAAATTCTTCGCCCTGATTGACATGGTAATCTTTGCGGGAATTGGGGCCGCCCACGACCATGATCATGAATTCGGTGTCTTCCCAGACCAGTTGATTGCCTACGGGGGGTTTGAGCAACTCGCGGTGCTCTTCAATCCATTGCATGAAATTAATCGGGCTACGCAGCATGGGGGGTCTCCTTTACATGGGCCAAGCATTTGAGTTCGATAGCAATTGGGGTGGGCAGAGCCCCCACTTCAATTGTGGTACGGCAGGGGCGGCTTTCTGGGTGTGGAAAATACTCCGCCCAGAGGCGGTTAAAAACCGGGAAATCCTGTTTCATATCGGTTAAATAGACAGTGACATCGATCAGGTCTTCCCAGCGGGCACCCGCTTCTTCAAGAATGGTGCGCACATTGGCAAAAACCGAATGGCATTGGGTGGCAATTTCATAGCTTAAAATTTCGCCTGTGGGCCCCAGGGTGACGCCGGGAATTTCTTGGCTGCCCCGCTGACGGGGGCCCACGCCAGACAGATAGAGCATGGGGCCTACCCGGCGGGCATGGGGGTAAGCACCAACGGGTTCTGGGGCGCGCTGGCTTTCAATCGAGACTTGCGACATGGGGCTCTTTCCTGGTTGGGATGATACTTGTATTGTACCCGAAAAATACGTATATTTTGAGAGGACGCTTGAAAAATCACCGCTTTGAAAGGCCCTGCATGAAAATGAAACAGGCTTTGCCAACCCTGCTGCTGGGAGTCTCTTTTTTGCTTACGGCCTGTTCTTTCTGGCAGGAGCAGCATTATGCTTTGGGGCAGATGAAGGATATTCAATTACAAACCGCAGGGCCTGGTGCTGTTTATCACCTGGATTTAGATTTTTCTGGGCAGCTTGAGGGGAAAGGAACACTGGTCTTGCTCTTGAATGGGAAACCCTATCAGCGCTGGCCGATGCAGGATAAAATTACCGGACAGTATCAGGGCGACTGGTATGCTCCTGAGGCCCAACTGCGCTGGCAGCCTGAGCCCGGAACACGTGGAGAGCTGAAACTGCGTTATCGTTTTCTGGATTGAAGGGGCAAAACTCAAATTCAGGCGGAGAGAAGCCGCCACTCCACCTCTGCTCAGCCAGAGCCTTGAGCCCCCCGTGCTATAATGGGGCATTCTGTAGACTGGGATACCTGCCATGACCACTTCCCTCGAAGCCCTGCTCAAAGAGCGTATTGTCATTCTCGATGGTGCCATGGGCACCATGATTCAAACCTTCGGTTTAGAAGAAGCCGATTTTCGCGGGGAGGCTTTCAAGGCCCATCCGCTGCCCCTCAAAGGCTGCAATGACCTGCTCTGTTTGACCCGCCCCGATTTGATTCAAAGCATTCACCGTGATTTTTTATTGGCAGGGGCCGATATCATTGAAACCAATACTTTCAATGCCCAGTCGGTTTCCATGGCCGATTATGGTCTTGAAGATCAGGTCTATGCCATCAACAAGGCCGCCGCTGAGGTGGCCCGCGCAGCTGTGGCTGAAATTCAAAAAGAAGATCCCCGTCCGCGCTGGGTGGCGGGTTCCATCGGCCCGACCAACCGCACGGCTTCGCTTTCGCCCGATGTCAACAACCCCAGTTTTCGCAATATCTCTTTTCAGGAGCTGGTTGCAGCCTATACCGAACAGATTCGGGGGCTGGTCGATGGCGGCGTAGATCTGCTCCTGCCTGAAACCACCTTTGATACCCTCAATCTCAAAGCTGCACTGTTTGCGCTTGAAGCTTATTTTGAAACCACAGGCAAACGTCTGCCCGTGATTGCCTCGGTCACGATCACCGATGCCAGTGGCCGAACCCTTTCGGGCCAAACCGTGGAAGCCTTTTGGAACAGCATTGCCCATGCCTCCTTGCTGGCAGTGAGTATCAACTGTGCTTTGGGGGCTGCTCAGATGCGCTCGCATGTGGAAGAGCTGGCGCGATTGGCCCCTGTGCATGTCTGTTGTTTTCCCAATGCGGGGCTGCCCAATGAGTTTGGCGGCTATGACGAGACCCCCGCACAGATGGCGGCCATTCTCAAGGATTTTGCCCAGCAGGGCTGGCTGAATATTGTTGGGGGGTGCTGTGGCACGCGCCCGGAATTTATCGCAGCCATTGCCCAGGCCATGCAGGGTTTGCCCCCTCGCTCACTGCCTGAAGTGCCTGCTTTGCCCCGCTTCAGTGGCATGGAAGCGCTGACGTTGCGCCCCGACTCCAATTTTACCCTGGTGGGCGAACGCACCAATATCACGGGTTCGCGTAAATTTGCCCGCCTGATCCGTGAAGAGAATTATGAAGCTGCGCTGGAGGTCGCCCGCCAACAGGTGGAGGGGGGCGCCAATCTGCTCGATGTGAATATGGATGAAGGCCTGATCGACTCGGTGGCCGTGATGCAGAAATATCTCTATTTGCTGGCCTCTGAGCCAGATATTGCCCGTTTGCCGATCATGGTCGACAGTTCGCGCTTTGAGGTGCTTGAAGCGGGGCTGCAGTGTTTGCAGGGCAAAAGCGTGGTCAATTCGATCAGTCTGAAAGAGGGTGAAGCGGCTTTTCTGGCCCAGGCCCGCCTGGTTCGCCGTTATGGTGCGGCGGTGGTGGTGATGGCCTTTGATGAGGGGGGGCAGGCCGTCACGGCTGAACACAAGGTTTCGATCTGTCACCGGGCCTATCGCCTGCTGACCGAAGAAGTGGGCTTCCCGCCCCAGGAGATTATCTTTGATCCCAATATTCTCACTGTGGCCACGGGCATGGAAGAACATGCCGAATATGGTCGGGCCTTTCTGGAGGCGATTCGCGAAATCAAAGCGCTTTGCCCAGGGGCTCTGATCAGTGGGGGCGTCAGCAATCTCTCCTTTTCGTTTCGGGGCAATGATTATGTGCGCGAAGCCATGCATGCGGTTTTTCTCTACCATGCGATTCAGGCGGGCATGGACATGGGCATTGTCAATGCCGGACAATTGGCGGTCTATGAAGACATTCCCGCTGAACTGCTGACGCATATTGAAGATGTGCTGTTTAACCGCCACCCCGAGGCCACCGACCGGCTCGTCAGTCTGGCCGAAAGCTATCGCAAACAGGGCACCCAGCGCGAAAAGGATGAACGCTGGCGGCAGGCCCCTTTGCAGGAGCGCATCACGCATGCCCTGGTGCATGGCATTGATGGCTATCTTGAAGCCGATCTGCCTGAAGCCCTTGCCAGTTTTGAGCGGCCGCTTGAAATTATTGAAGGCCCCCTGATGATTGGCATGAATATCGTCGGCGATTTGTTTGGAGCGGGTAAAATGTTTTTGCCCCAGGTCGTGAAAAGTGCACGGGTCATGAAAAAGGCGGTGGCCTGGCTCTTGCCCTATATGGAAGCCGATAAAAGCGCCAAGAGCAGCAAGGGCAAAATTCTGCTGGCAACCGTCAAGGGCGATGTGCATGATATTGGCAAGAATATCGTCGGGGTGGTGCTGGGCTGCAATAATTACGAGGTGATTGATTTGGGCGTGATGGTGCCCTCCGACAAAATTCTGGCCGAAGCCCAGGCCCAAAATGCGGATATTATCGGCCTGAGCGGCCTGATCACGCCCTCTTTGGATGAAATGGTGCATGTCGCCAAAGAAATGCAGCGTTTGAATTTTAAAACCCCACTTTTGATTGGCGGGGCCACCACCAGTACCAAGCACACGGCAGTGAAAATTGCGCCGGCCTACGAAGGCCCGGTGCTGCATGTCAACGATGCTTCACGGGCCGTGACGGTGGTCAGCCAATTGCTGAGCGAAACCCAGTCGGCAGACTATCTGGCCCAGGTGCGCGCTCAGCAGGCCTTGACCCGTGAGCGCTATCTGAACCGTTCGGCACGCGCCCTGCTCAGTCTTGAACAGGCCCGTGCCCGTGCCCCGCGCTTTGATTGGCAGCATTTGGAACTGGCCCAGCCTGAATTTTCAGGGCGACGCGTTTTGACGCAGATTCCGCTGGAGCAGTTGCTGCCCTATATCGACTGGACACCCTTTTTCAGTGCCTGGGAATTGAGAGGTGTTTACCCCGCAATCCTCGAACATCCGGAAATGGGGCACGCTGCCCGCGAGCTGTTTGAACATGCCCAGGCCCTGCTCAAAACTGTGGTGGCGGAAAAATGGCTTGAAGCCCGTGCCGTCTATGGCTTTTATCCCGCTGCTTCAGAGGGCGATGATATTCTCGTCTACCGTGATGCCAGCCGCAGTGAGGAACAGACCCGTTTCCACAGTCTGCGGGCTCAGGAGGATCTGGGCAATAAACCCCATCTGGCCCTGGCGGATTTTGTGGCCCCCGTGGCCAGTGGGCGCCCCGATTGGATCGGCAGCTTTGCGGTCACTGCAGGCATTGGTTTGGATGCGCATGTGCAGCGTTTTGAAGCCGCCCATGATGACTACAATGCGATTTTACTCAAGGCCCTGGCCGATCGATTGGCCGAGGCCCTGGCCGAGTGGTTGCACCAGAAAGTGCGGCAGGAATGGGGCTATGGTCAAAGCGAAGATTTGTCTGCTGAGGAGCTGATTCAGGAAAAATACCGGGGCATTCGGCCCGCACCGGGTTATCCGGCCTGCCCTGATCATACTGAAAAGCGCACGATCTTTGCCTTGCTGCAGGCCGAAGAAATTGGCCTGGCGCTGACCGAACACTGTGCCATGACACCTACTGCGGCGGTCAGCGGCTGGTATTTTTCGCATCCTGAGGCCCGTTATTTCAGCATTACCCGCTTGGGAGCCGATCAGGTGGCTGATTATGCCCAACGCAAGGGAGTTGCGCTCAAAGAAATGGAAACCTGGTTGGCGCCCTGGCTGGGCTATGAGCCTTAAGCCCATGTCTTTTACGGGGCGTGGCTTAAAAGCATGGGGCTTACTTTTGCTGGCCTTGGGCCTGGTCAGCCAGGCTCCGGTTGGGGCAAGCGGGCCAGAACCCCTGGTCGATCTGGTGCAGGTGGTGCCTGAGCTTCAGGTGGAATTGCGCTTTGCCACCGAAAGGCAGTTTCTCAAAAAAGCCGTTTATCCCTTTCACCGGGCCTGGGCCCAGCCTGCCCTGGCACAGCGTTTGCAAAAAGCGCAGGCCTGGCTCAAGCCCAAGGGCTATCGCTTGAAAATTTGGGATGCCTATCGTCCGATGGCTTTTCAGGAACTGTTCTGGCAAAAGATTAAAAACGAAAATTTTATCAGCCACCCGCGCAAGGGCGGACGCCATACCCGTGGCACGGCGGTGGATCTGACCCTGGTCGATGCCCAGGGCCAGGAGCTGGAAATGCCTACGCCCTATACCGAGTTCAGTCAGCGGGCCTTTCGCGATTACCAAAAGCTGCCCTCCAAGGCACGGGCCAACCGCAGCCTTTTGGAGCAGGCCATGAAACAGGGCGGGCTGGAGCCTTTGCCCACCGAGTGGTGGCATTTTGACCTGCCCGGTTGGCGCAAGTTCCCTGTTTTAAAATGGCAGGGGCAGGAGCTGGCCCGTTGGGAAGATCAAGGGGCTCAAGCTTCACCTTGAAAAAGCTTGTTTCTTCGCTTGAGGCTTTTCAGTGGAAAATCTGGCGCGATATGTTAAAATTCCCCCTATGCAAACAGAACCAAGAGATTTAGCGGCCACCTATGGCGTGCGTTTTATTGCCCCCGATGAACGGGTGATTGTGTCTGCCCGAGAGCAGGATTTGTATTTTTATACGGTCTATGCTGGCCGACATGAACTCACGGTTGAGCGCGGCGACTGCGTTTTTTATCTCTCAGAAGACAAACAGGAAGCCTTTCTGCGGCGAGGCCCTTTCAAACTGACCAGTCCCTGGCTGGCCACCGTGATTCGG
Above is a window of bacterium (Candidatus Blackallbacteria) CG13_big_fil_rev_8_21_14_2_50_49_14 DNA encoding:
- a CDS encoding 3-hydroxyanthranilate 3,4-dioxygenase; the protein is MLRSPINFMQWIEEHRELLKPPVGNQLVWEDTEFMIMVVGGPNSRKDYHVNQGEEFFYQIEGDITLKVIDEGQPKDLPIRQGEILLLPGAVPHSPQRPAHTVGLVIERKRLAGENDGFQWYCENCGEKLYEEFLHVTNIVTQLPPVFERFFSNSAHTTCQNCGTVMQAPTRPAKDTP
- a CDS encoding 2-aminomuconate deaminase, giving the protein MSQVSIESQRAPEPVGAYPHARRVGPMLYLSGVGPRQRGSQEIPGVTLGPTGEILSYEIATQCHSVFANVRTILEEAGARWEDLIDVTVYLTDMKQDFPVFNRLWAEYFPHPESRPCRTTIEVGALPTPIAIELKCLAHVKETPHAA
- a CDS encoding methionine synthase yields the protein MTTSLEALLKERIVILDGAMGTMIQTFGLEEADFRGEAFKAHPLPLKGCNDLLCLTRPDLIQSIHRDFLLAGADIIETNTFNAQSVSMADYGLEDQVYAINKAAAEVARAAVAEIQKEDPRPRWVAGSIGPTNRTASLSPDVNNPSFRNISFQELVAAYTEQIRGLVDGGVDLLLPETTFDTLNLKAALFALEAYFETTGKRLPVIASVTITDASGRTLSGQTVEAFWNSIAHASLLAVSINCALGAAQMRSHVEELARLAPVHVCCFPNAGLPNEFGGYDETPAQMAAILKDFAQQGWLNIVGGCCGTRPEFIAAIAQAMQGLPPRSLPEVPALPRFSGMEALTLRPDSNFTLVGERTNITGSRKFARLIREENYEAALEVARQQVEGGANLLDVNMDEGLIDSVAVMQKYLYLLASEPDIARLPIMVDSSRFEVLEAGLQCLQGKSVVNSISLKEGEAAFLAQARLVRRYGAAVVVMAFDEGGQAVTAEHKVSICHRAYRLLTEEVGFPPQEIIFDPNILTVATGMEEHAEYGRAFLEAIREIKALCPGALISGGVSNLSFSFRGNDYVREAMHAVFLYHAIQAGMDMGIVNAGQLAVYEDIPAELLTHIEDVLFNRHPEATDRLVSLAESYRKQGTQREKDERWRQAPLQERITHALVHGIDGYLEADLPEALASFERPLEIIEGPLMIGMNIVGDLFGAGKMFLPQVVKSARVMKKAVAWLLPYMEADKSAKSSKGKILLATVKGDVHDIGKNIVGVVLGCNNYEVIDLGVMVPSDKILAEAQAQNADIIGLSGLITPSLDEMVHVAKEMQRLNFKTPLLIGGATTSTKHTAVKIAPAYEGPVLHVNDASRAVTVVSQLLSETQSADYLAQVRAQQALTRERYLNRSARALLSLEQARARAPRFDWQHLELAQPEFSGRRVLTQIPLEQLLPYIDWTPFFSAWELRGVYPAILEHPEMGHAARELFEHAQALLKTVVAEKWLEARAVYGFYPAASEGDDILVYRDASRSEEQTRFHSLRAQEDLGNKPHLALADFVAPVASGRPDWIGSFAVTAGIGLDAHVQRFEAAHDDYNAILLKALADRLAEALAEWLHQKVRQEWGYGQSEDLSAEELIQEKYRGIRPAPGYPACPDHTEKRTIFALLQAEEIGLALTEHCAMTPTAAVSGWYFSHPEARYFSITRLGADQVADYAQRKGVALKEMETWLAPWLGYEP
- a CDS encoding peptidase M15, giving the protein MPNARELRSKKWKPGWRPGWAMSLKPMSFTGRGLKAWGLLLLALGLVSQAPVGASGPEPLVDLVQVVPELQVELRFATERQFLKKAVYPFHRAWAQPALAQRLQKAQAWLKPKGYRLKIWDAYRPMAFQELFWQKIKNENFISHPRKGGRHTRGTAVDLTLVDAQGQELEMPTPYTEFSQRAFRDYQKLPSKARANRSLLEQAMKQGGLEPLPTEWWHFDLPGWRKFPVLKWQGQELARWEDQGAQASP